From Lucilia cuprina isolate Lc7/37 chromosome 4, ASM2204524v1, whole genome shotgun sequence:
CATACAAATTACTcaactaaaatgaaataatttaaattaaacaataccTCAAAATGGGcaaacaactaaacaaaaaaaaaataatatacaaaattttatacataattaattttttttgccagatatcaatttaattataaatttaatttccttttcaatttttttgtttatgctaACATCTGAGCGATAGACGAATAACACCAggcgaaaaataaaacaaattttagacAAACATAGACCCACATAACGTGcaacaaaatttatgataaacatttcaatattataaatagtATTAGTTGAATTAATGGCACAAGAAAAGTATTTccataattaaatacatataaaataaatatactatgtaaatatatcaattaaatacagaattattttttttttcattaaaaaaatgttaaataagtgGGTATTAGTTCTAATATTCTAAACAAACAAGTTTCAAGTAAAAATCACCGAACCattcattataaaacaaaatgttttatatgatGAATACTTAagtaaaatagataaatatagatttaatagaaaatgtcttaaattatttaaaaaagcttttaaaacttgATCAAATACTGAgtgtataaggagtgagatcgaaaaattcttaacatacatatatgtttataaaaaagaaaccactaaacttacagcttaattttttttcttatttgattcaaattattattacaNNNNNNNNNNNNNNNNNNNNNNNNNNNNNNNNNNNNNNNNNNNNNNNNNNNNNNNNNNNNNNNNNNNNNNNNNNNNNNNNNNNNNNNNNNNNNNNNNNNNtagatagatagatagatagatagatagatagatagatagatagatagatagatagatagatagatagatagatagatagatagatagatagagagatagagagagataTAGATAGACAATGCATTATTCATACAATTAGCAGCGAATTACTGGAGCTCTTCATTTCAAATTacgagtaaattttttaaaattgtaattcaaAGCCCGATTTAAGTATTTAGCGTGTGTGAAAAATGTTCTCTTTCCCAAAAACATCGATATTTCTTTAAAGTCGTTTGTAAGTAATgatatacgcacaattgggacgaacaaCGAATTTCGTATAGCACGACGAACTAGTCGACAACAATCCGTTGCGTAAATTCATCGAatggaacacaatcaaattattcgtactgtttgttaaaaattggaaaaaataagaaaaaggaataaaaattatatttttgtgaatctccacgattttgagataatttcaacagctttaaaatttattcgaacattatttcgaaattagaaaatgtaagaaattggcCTCGAGAAGAACTAAAATTATGTTATTGTGAATATCCCcaatttaagattattttaacagcttcaaatttttttcgaacattaattcgaattttcgaacttaattctAAATATTCCAACATAGCATTGTAGTGTCATCAAGTGACTAATTTCAGACAATTCGGGCCACCAGAACTGgttttaatggctttaaaattttttttttcgaacttaagttcgaattttagaaaattttatttttagtttttatgacccaaagatatttcgatatttttttataaaaatttttcatttaccgTTATAATTCAAACAATAACTGCTTAACATTGCCAAtctcttgttgttttttgttttgcccAAATTATTTCATGTTGGCAATGCCTAACAGATGTGTCATCGCTAAACAGATgttctatcaaaaaaaaaaaaagaaatagtggCAACCTCAATTGGCCACATTGCGGCtcttgtgttgttgttgctttctaTTGCTGGAGGTggaaataaagaaatttcatCAGCGGACAAATTCTTTTGTAATATTAACAAcattatttacacaatttacAACTTAACTACAGGTATTTCCAAAATGATTCTTATCTTAAGCACCCATAACAAGTGTATTTCCATTTAGTTTAGTGACAAAATGACGGAAGAATTGGTTGTTAAATTTCAAGCTCTTGGCATGAGCGAACAAAAAGCCAAAGAGACGgcaaaaaatgcaaatgtgAGTAAAAATCTGCAATTGGCCTTGGATCATTGTAAAGATGCTTCCCTAGGCGAGGGGGTGGGTATGCTATTGTATCATATGGCTACTAAAATTAAGCCACAGAGTGCCGAACATTTACCTTTGCTGGTGCGTTATATTGTGGAGAAAAAATTGGATTCCACTATGAGAGTTGATGCTGCCCTGGAGTATTTACTTAAGCAAGTGCAGAAAAAAGGACAAGCTATTAATTTGCCAGAATTGGAAAAGGAGTGTGGTGTTGGTGTAGTGGTTACTCCAGAGGAAATTGAGAAAGTAGTACAGCAACAGGTGGCCAAGTATAAGGATGCGTTGCTGGAACAACGTTATCACTTTAATTCCTTCAAAATCATGCAAGAagtaagagaaattttaaagtgGGCTGATGCTAAGAGTGTGAAGGCCGCCATAGATGTAGAAATCTTTGATTTGTTGGGTCCCAAAACTGAGGAGGATATGAAACCATTGGCTAAGGGTGACAAGAAAAAGGAAAAGCCTAAGCAGGCTGAAAAACAAGATAACAAAGCTACcaataacaaaaaagaagaagCTAGCAGTGATGGCGCTCAGACTATAGCGGAACTAATGAAAACTAAAGTACATTTCCATGCTCCCGGTGAAAATTACAAAACAGATGGCTATGTAGTGACCGAAAATACCGAACGTTTGCTTAAGGAACATTTGAAGGCAACGGGAGGAAGAGTACAAACACGTTTCCCCCCAGAACCTAATGGCATTTTACATATTGGTCATGCCAAGGCTATTAATATCAACTTTGGTTATGCTGCTGCCCATAATGGTGTCTGTTACTTGCGCTATGATGATACTAATCCCGAAAAGGAGGAGGAAAAGTTCTTTGTAGGCATTAGAGACATGGTAGAGTGGTTGGGCTACAAACCTTATAAGATAACACACTCCTCGGATAATTTCCAACAATTATATGAATGGGCTGTTGTTCTTATACGCAAAGGTTTAGCCTATGTATGCCATCAAAGCGCCGATGAAATGAAGGGTTTCAATCCCAAACCCAGTCAATGGCGTGATCGTCCTATTGAGGAATCTTTACAACTTTTCGAAGACATGAAGAATGGTAAAATTGATGAAGGTGCCGCCACTTTGAGATTGAAAGTAACCCTGGAAGAGGGAAAAGTTGATCCTGTAGCTTATCGTATTAAGTTTATACCACATCACCGTACCGGCAACAAATGGTGTATTTATCCCACCTATGATTACACTCATTGTCTGTGTGATTCTTTGGAGAATATTACACATTCTTTGTGTACCAAAGAATTTCAATCGAGAAGATCTTCATACTATTGGTTGTGTAATGCCTTGGATATCTACTGTCCCGTACAATGGGAATATGGTCGTTTGAATATGAATTATGCTCTGGTATCAAAACGTAAAATTGCTAAATTGATAACTGAGAAAATTGTCAACGATTGGGATGATCCTCGTTTGTTTACCTTGACCGCTTTAAGAAGACGTGGCTTCCCCGCTGAGGCAATTAACAATTTCTGTGCTCAAATGGGTGTTACGGGCGCACAAATTTCTGTAGATCCTTCTATGTTGGAAGCTGCCGTAAGAGATGTTCTCAATGTTACTGCTCCTCGTAGATTGGTGGTATTGGAACCTTTGAAAATAACTCTAGAAAATTATCCTCATGCTGGTCCTGTAGAAATTGAAGTACCTAATTTCCCACAAAATCCTGAATTGGGTACACATAAGATCACTTTAGATCGTGTGGTATATATAGAACAAAGTGACTTTAAGGAACAACCTGAAAAAGGCTATCGTCGTTTGGCACCTGGCCAAAGTGTAGGCTTAAGACATGCCAATCTTGTTTTAACGCTCAAAGATGTTAAAAAGGATGCTGCCGGTCATGTTACTGAACTTGTTTGCAATTGCCAGTCTACTGATACAGCTGAGAAACCCAAAGCCTTTATTCAATGGGTATCTCAGCCTGTACAAATCGAGGTGCGTTTGTATGAATTGCTATTCAAACATAAAAACCCCGAAGATCCTAATGAAGTTCCAGCTGGATTTTTATCAGACATTAGAGAAGATTCTAAAACTGTATTACAATCGTATGCTGATCGTTCTCTGTTGAACTGCAAAGTATATGATAAATTCCAATTTGAACGTATTGGATTCTTTTCCGTAGATCCAGATACTACTAAGGACAAGATAGTATTTAACCGCACAGTGGGTTTGAAAGAAGATGCTGGtaagaaataaacaattttattgttataattttttatcaaaaggaATCTACATATGATGTTAAAAATGTCGCATAAGAAAGCTTTACaattgaaaagaagaaaaacatagTGTTAACTTTACACTTTTTATAacgaataaatatttgatatctGAGTACGATGTTATGTGAAAGAAGTGCTTGTAGTGTCAGTTATAATATATAGTGCTTAAAGTGATTAAAAGTGAACTATTAAAAAGGAATTAATAGTTGTTCTCAATAAATTGTAAAAGTaggaaaaagatttttttaagaaaaacttttcacgTATTGAAAAAGTGCCAATTATTATATcctgcaccactttagtggggagggtatatatttggtttgtgctgatgtttgtaacgcacaataatattggtcctatacccaccttaaagtatgccaATCAACTGAACTCGAATGtcaacaaaaagctgcaaaaccaagttctatactaggcttgatgaccctcatgaactctaaatttatagggccttatttgaccctagcccctataaaaagtgAATCCGCGTCTGCGTTAGAGCAATATtctgaaatttaaagaaattaattacaaaattttcttcaattaaaatcttaattttatttatttatttaattcactggtttacaacaaaacaatttcttatttattagatttttggtttgtagattaaagactattttagagtaatttaaaatagaaagttTATCCTTCATCACTTGGTACTTCCAATGAATTTGTATTCATTGttatagtatttaattttaaaacatttagttGTCCTAGTATTAATATTTCATCTATAGcttttttagcaaaaagtttttgttgagCAGTTAATTTACGAAAACCACAGGCCCATGATTGTCCATAAATAGCAGCTTCATCTGTTAGCATGGGAGATAACATATTATTTCTGACAAAACTTCGATTGTAGGGATCTTGAGATTTTAAAcgtaattttgattttttattaaaattcgaGCGTAACTTTCTACAGTTAGTGGAGGTGTTTTCTAATTCCTCAGATTTTTCCGGCATATTTTCTAAAGGTTTTGTGGAATTTTCTTGGAGACCCAAACTTTGTTGATCTTTTATATTCAAGGGGGTTGGCAAAGCTAGGCAAGATTCTGGTTGTATTACTTCAATAATAGGAGTAAACTCTATAATGGGTTTCGGCACCATTACCGGCTCCGGCTCTAAAGTTTTTTCCCGTTGGTTTCTTTTCACCAGCGAACGTGTCATAGACTTACTGctgtttaatttacaattttgttcACTAGCCGTGGACGATATTTCCTCTTTATTTGCAGATTCCCCCATCATAGTTTCATTTTCATCCATAATTTCACTTTTGGTGGCAGTTAAACcctgtaaattttaaaatttcattcaaatttaaTAACCGTTATCGAAATGATTGAGGTTAATCGTCATGCATGAATAATTCGTTtcttaaacgaaaataaaagaaaccaaCTCTTACCATTAATGTCATTTCTTCGTCATAGTGACCATCTATAGCCACACCATTACTATTATATTTTTCCTGATTCAATAGAAATGATAATTGATCAAAATACCACAACGTGGGATTGTATACATCCGCTGGTTGTTccttttgtgtttgttttatttttcttacttcTCGATTGAAATTCGAAcgaaatgtattaattttacGTTTTACAGAATCTTGATTGGCATCTGGTTCAACGTCTCGCAGTTTTTCCACCAATTTATTCCAGGCCAACGAACGACTTTCACGATTATTATAGTTTTCATCTTTGGTATTCCATAGACTGGGTAGACTGTGATAGATATCGATGAATTCAGTCcagaattttttatttgctgttATAGCCATGATcaaaatcttgaaaattttgtttttttagacaCACACAGCACAATCATAACCAAAATATGCTTTGAGTCATACAGCATGCATTATGGCCGACTGAGTAAAGCATGACAGAATGTTGATAATATAGAGTGGTCTCTTTCTGGCagtacataaaaacaataaggCAATAATTACTACTAGAAAGAGGGATTTTATAAGATGGTAGCATTGGCTAGTTTTGACATATTCAAATGAatgatttcctttttttcatataaagatTAACATATGGATTTGACATTTAATGTGCTTCAATTCATAATTAGCTGTGGTGCCAATGTCACCTTATATAAATAGACCTTGGCTGTTTACATTTGTAAcagaaatttcttatttaataaaacatcatTTTCCTTTAGTgctttattacaaaattaagatcttatataaataattataaaaaatgcgttttttgttaaatttttcctATTTCTTGCCTTCTACCATTATAATATGGTAACCAAACTTTGTTTTAATTGGTGGATCAGTGTACACCGGATTGTTGACTGTTGAAATGGGCAAGGCAAAGGCAGCATCTTGAAAGGGACCCACCATAGCGCCACGTATTTGCCAGCCCAAGTCACCACCGGAACGTGCTTTATCTTCACTATAGGCGGCAGCTACCTCAGGAAACTTTTGGCCGGCTTTTAGTTTTTCCATGGCCTCCATTATTTTGCCTTGTTTTTCGCATAAAATATGTCTTACTTTAACAGCATTACCACCTTTCTTTTCTTTGCCtaacaaatgtaaacaaaatttgattttcttcCTAAACATTTACACATATAGTATAAAGACGCACCTTTTTCTTCAGCGGCTCCTCCGCCCTTTTTGCCGCCAGCAGCACCTTTATT
This genomic window contains:
- the LOC111678428 gene encoding peptidyl-prolyl cis-trans isomerase NIMA-interacting 4, whose protein sequence is MPPKKDNKGKDNKGAAGGKKGGGAAEEKGKEKKGGNAVKVRHILCEKQGKIMEAMEKLKAGQKFPEVAAAYSEDKARSGGDLGWQIRGAMVGPFQDAAFALPISTVNNPVYTDPPIKTKFGYHIIMVEGKK
- the LOC111678402 gene encoding probable glutamine--tRNA ligase, encoding MTEELVVKFQALGMSEQKAKETAKNANVSKNLQLALDHCKDASLGEGVGMLLYHMATKIKPQSAEHLPLLVRYIVEKKLDSTMRVDAALEYLLKQVQKKGQAINLPELEKECGVGVVVTPEEIEKVVQQQVAKYKDALLEQRYHFNSFKIMQEVREILKWADAKSVKAAIDVEIFDLLGPKTEEDMKPLAKGDKKKEKPKQAEKQDNKATNNKKEEASSDGAQTIAELMKTKVHFHAPGENYKTDGYVVTENTERLLKEHLKATGGRVQTRFPPEPNGILHIGHAKAININFGYAAAHNGVCYLRYDDTNPEKEEEKFFVGIRDMVEWLGYKPYKITHSSDNFQQLYEWAVVLIRKGLAYVCHQSADEMKGFNPKPSQWRDRPIEESLQLFEDMKNGKIDEGAATLRLKVTLEEGKVDPVAYRIKFIPHHRTGNKWCIYPTYDYTHCLCDSLENITHSLCTKEFQSRRSSYYWLCNALDIYCPVQWEYGRLNMNYALVSKRKIAKLITEKIVNDWDDPRLFTLTALRRRGFPAEAINNFCAQMGVTGAQISVDPSMLEAAVRDVLNVTAPRRLVVLEPLKITLENYPHAGPVEIEVPNFPQNPELGTHKITLDRVVYIEQSDFKEQPEKGYRRLAPGQSVGLRHANLVLTLKDVKKDAAGHVTELVCNCQSTDTAEKPKAFIQWVSQPVQIEVRLYELLFKHKNPEDPNEVPAGFLSDIREDSKTVLQSYADRSLLNCKVYDKFQFERIGFFSVDPDTTKDKIVFNRTVGLKEDAGKK
- the LOC111678391 gene encoding uncharacterized protein LOC111678391 codes for the protein MAITANKKFWTEFIDIYHSLPSLWNTKDENYNNRESRSLAWNKLVEKLRDVEPDANQDSVKRKINTFRSNFNREVRKIKQTQKEQPADVYNPTLWYFDQLSFLLNQEKYNSNGVAIDGHYDEEMTLMGLTATKSEIMDENETMMGESANKEEISSTASEQNCKLNSSKSMTRSLVKRNQREKTLEPEPVMVPKPIIEFTPIIEVIQPESCLALPTPLNIKDQQSLGLQENSTKPLENMPEKSEELENTSTNCRKLRSNFNKKSKLRLKSQDPYNRSFVRNNMLSPMLTDEAAIYGQSWACGFRKLTAQQKLFAKKAIDEILILGQLNVLKLNTITMNTNSLEVPSDEG